The following coding sequences lie in one Crassostrea angulata isolate pt1a10 chromosome 10, ASM2561291v2, whole genome shotgun sequence genomic window:
- the LOC128164816 gene encoding heat shock 70 kDa protein 12A-like, which translates to MNTIYKVCGGRWGGTKVDESFLKLLHQVIGSENMKHFKNEGRSEFLEFLRGFELKKRTFNKDSMKRVVLKIPPALVDILSERSGEEFEEKFKTLERNKALSFSGDKLNIDNSLFASFFESSMNDIISHIEDIFNADICRDLVGVVMVGGFSESMFVNSAVKKAFPGKKFIIPMEAGLAVAKGAVLFGHDPKIIFSRTCRYTYGHETGVPFDISIHPLEKREIIERKVFCMDIFSKFYTIGQQVSLAEAVEETTTYSFVDEYRKHLRDELINVNVFISKKEAPMYVDESGCELLGKIIIECKNDERKWPERIFVKTRMEIAGTEIKVTATTHTGESVDASFEFL; encoded by the coding sequence ATGAACACTATTTACAAGGTTTGCGGCGGAAGATGGGGTGGAACTAAAGTAGATGAAAGTTTTCTAAAATTATTACATCAGGTTATTGGATCAGAAAAtatgaaacactttaaaaatgaagGCAGGTCAGAATTCCTGGAATTTTTGCGAGGATTTGAGCTAAAGAAGAGGACGTTCAACAAAGATTCGATGAAAAGAGTTGTCCTGAAGATTCCTCCAGCTTTAGTGGATATTTTGTCAGAAAGAAGCGGCGaagaatttgaagaaaaattcaaaacattagaACGAAATAAAGCATTATCATTCAGTGGAGACAAGCTAAATATCGACAATTCCCTATTTGCATCTTTTTTCGAGAGTTCGATGAATGATATAATTTCTCACATTGAAGATATTTTCAATGCAGACATTTGCCGTGATTTGGTTGGGGTTGTCATGGTTGGTGGATTTTCGGAAAGTATGTTTGTTAATTCTGCCGTTAAAAAAGCTTTCCCGGGCAAAAAGTTTATCATTCCAATGGAAGCTGGTTTGGCTGTTGCCAAGGGGGCAGTTCTTTTTGGACACGATcctaaaatcattttttcccGAACATGTCGATATACATACGGACACGAGACTGGGGTTCCATTCGATATTTCTATACATCCACTAGAAAAGAGAGAAATTATAGAAAGAAAAGTTTTCTGCATGGATATCTTTTCAAAGTTTTATACCATTGGCCAACAAGTATCGCTTGCTGAAGCAGTAGAAGAAACTACAACCTATTCGTTTGTCGATGAATATAGAAAGCATTTGCGCGATGAACTTATCAATGTAAATGTCTTCATTTCAAAAAAGGAAGCACCTATGTATGTTGATGAAAGTGGGTGTGAACTACTcggaaaaataataatagaatgTAAAAACGACGAAAGAAAATGGCCGGAAAGAATTTTTGTCAAAACAAGAATGGAAATTGCCGGAACAGAAATAAAAGTCACGGCTACTACTCATACTGGTGAAAGCGTGGATGCATCTTTTGAGTTCCTGTGA